From Bacteroidota bacterium, a single genomic window includes:
- a CDS encoding NAD(P) transhydrogenase subunit alpha, with the protein MTETLMISIYVFVLAAFVGFEVISKVPPLLHTPLMSGSNAISGITVVGSLIAAGEGHGGLSVILGMIAVIFAMINVVGGFMVTDRMLGMFKQDTSKPKQIKKAE; encoded by the coding sequence ATGACCGAAACTTTGATGATTTCAATTTACGTCTTTGTACTGGCTGCATTTGTCGGGTTTGAAGTAATCAGCAAGGTACCGCCGCTGTTGCACACGCCGCTCATGTCCGGTTCAAACGCCATTTCCGGCATCACCGTTGTCGGATCACTGATTGCCGCGGGTGAAGGACATGGCGGGCTGAGCGTTATCCTCGGCATGATTGCCGTTATCTTTGCCATGATCAATGTTGTAGGCGGGTTCATGGTTACCGACAGGATGTTGGGTATGTTCAAACAGGACACATCGAAACCCAAACAGATCAAGAAAGCGGAGTAA
- a CDS encoding NAD(P)(+) transhydrogenase (Re/Si-specific) subunit beta gives MKELIYLAYLVSAVLFIMGLKLLSSPKTARRGNLLGALGMLIAIVVTLLDKAIIDFTFILIGLIVGGGIGLLLAKRVQMTAMPQMVGLLNGFGGGASTLVAFAEYMRLSGDASLTVWTGANVSYDVLATLVLSLLIGTVTFTGSLIAFAKLQGIMRGAPILYTMQKQINAAMLLGAIVLGVLFVLDPSLWLFLIIIIAIAAILGVTSVIPIGGADMPVVISLLNSYSGLAAAMTGFVLSNNALIITGTLVGASGFILTSIMCKAMNRSLGNVLFAGVGVDYTAGATTATEQRTVVRYTPEDAAFMLENAQSVIIVPGYGLAVAQAQHVLQELASLLISRGATVRYAIHPVAGRMPGHMNVLLAEANVPYDLLLEMDQINDDFQNTDVALIIGANDVVNPAARTKKESPLYGMPILNVDYARTTMVVKRSLNPGFAGEDNDLFYEKKTMMVFGDAKSVVTNLVQVLKK, from the coding sequence ATGAAAGAACTCATCTACCTCGCGTATCTTGTTTCTGCTGTTCTTTTTATCATGGGACTCAAACTGTTGAGTTCTCCCAAAACCGCACGCCGCGGCAACCTGCTCGGGGCATTGGGCATGCTCATCGCCATTGTTGTAACGCTGCTCGACAAGGCCATCATAGACTTTACATTTATTCTTATCGGATTGATTGTCGGTGGCGGTATCGGTCTCTTGTTAGCAAAACGCGTCCAAATGACGGCAATGCCGCAGATGGTCGGCTTGCTCAACGGGTTCGGTGGTGGTGCTTCAACTCTTGTTGCCTTTGCCGAATACATGCGTTTGTCGGGTGATGCAAGTCTGACAGTATGGACGGGCGCGAATGTCTCTTACGATGTTCTTGCGACGCTCGTTCTCAGCTTGCTCATCGGTACCGTCACGTTTACGGGAAGCCTGATTGCATTTGCCAAGTTACAGGGAATCATGCGAGGCGCGCCCATTCTCTATACGATGCAGAAACAAATCAATGCAGCGATGCTGCTGGGTGCGATTGTGTTGGGCGTTCTCTTTGTTCTCGATCCGTCATTGTGGCTCTTTCTCATCATCATTATAGCCATCGCCGCTATTCTTGGCGTTACGTCCGTCATTCCCATCGGCGGGGCGGATATGCCGGTGGTGATTTCGCTGTTGAATTCCTACTCGGGACTTGCCGCGGCGATGACGGGTTTCGTTCTCTCGAACAATGCACTTATCATTACCGGTACACTTGTCGGTGCGTCAGGATTCATTCTCACCAGCATCATGTGTAAGGCAATGAACCGTTCGCTCGGCAACGTGTTGTTTGCGGGTGTCGGTGTCGACTATACGGCAGGAGCAACAACCGCTACCGAGCAGCGAACCGTTGTCCGCTACACGCCGGAGGATGCCGCATTCATGCTTGAAAATGCGCAGTCGGTTATCATCGTGCCGGGGTACGGACTTGCGGTCGCGCAAGCGCAGCATGTGTTGCAGGAACTTGCCAGTTTATTGATCAGCCGCGGCGCAACCGTTCGCTACGCGATTCATCCCGTTGCGGGCCGCATGCCCGGCCACATGAACGTTCTGCTGGCCGAAGCCAACGTGCCGTACGATTTGTTGTTGGAGATGGATCAAATCAATGATGATTTTCAGAATACCGACGTGGCGCTTATTATCGGGGCGAACGACGTGGTCAATCCCGCTGCACGCACGAAGAAGGAGAGTCCGTTGTACGGCATGCCGATCTTGAATGTCGACTACGCCCGCACGACGATGGTGGTGAAAAGAAGTCTGAATCCCGGCTTTGCCGGTGAGGATAATGATCTCTTCTATGAAAAGAAAACCATGATGGTATTCGGCGACGCAAAATCTGTTGTGACGAACCTTGTGCAGGTGTTGAAAAAGTAA
- a CDS encoding ester cyclase has translation MKLSIHGAGRNCILFVMLPAAILWGCQHEPDYSKELKPLVDKYNEVWQTGNVDELDAIFDSRFMRHSDIATSVEGLEHLKVLISDFREAYPDLKLVSLDEVYVKDRFAGRWSLTAASAGLQVWGVHIIHFANGKITEEWDAYDNLPFMAQRGYTITPPGQL, from the coding sequence ATGAAACTCTCGATTCACGGTGCAGGTAGAAATTGCATTCTGTTCGTCATGCTGCCCGCCGCAATATTGTGGGGATGCCAGCACGAACCGGATTACTCCAAAGAACTGAAACCTCTGGTCGACAAGTACAACGAGGTGTGGCAGACCGGAAATGTCGACGAGTTGGATGCAATCTTCGATTCCCGTTTTATGCGGCATTCGGATATTGCAACTTCGGTTGAAGGACTGGAACATCTGAAGGTGTTAATATCGGATTTTCGGGAGGCGTACCCGGACCTGAAGTTGGTTTCACTTGATGAAGTGTATGTAAAAGACAGGTTCGCAGGACGCTGGAGCCTCACTGCTGCGAGTGCGGGACTTCAGGTGTGGGGCGTGCACATCATTCACTTCGCGAACGGAAAGATCACTGAAGAATGGGATGCGTATGACAACCTGCCGTTCATGGCACAGCGGGGATATACCATCACACCTCCGGGACAACTCTGA